Genomic DNA from Streptomyces venezuelae:
CGCCAACGCCCGAAAGGACTCCGGGACTTCTACGAGAACCCGGCCGTCCCCGTCGCGTCGGGCGACGCCCGCTCCATCCGCCAGGCCCGCATCCTCGCCGCCGCGCTCGGCCCCGCCACCACCCGCACCGCCACGGTCCTCGACATCGGCTGCGGCGACGGCACGGCGGCGGCGACCGCGGCGCCGCTCCTCGCCGGGCACCGCGTCGTCGGCGTGGACTGGTCGCAGGACGCCCTGAAGCGCGCACACGCCCGCCTGCCGTACGTCGTGCGCGGCGAACTCTCCGACGGCGGACTGCCGTTCGCCGACGGGGCGGCCGACGCCGTGCTGTTCAGCGAGGTCGTCGAGCACCTCGTCGACCCGGACAGCGCCCTGGACGAGCTGAGAAGGGTGCTGCGACCGGGCGGGCACCTGATGCTGTCCACCCCGAACCTCGCCGCCTGGTACAACCGCGGCCTGCTTCTCGCCGGAGTGCAGCCCGTGTTCTCCGAGGTGAGCCTGCGCGGCATCCACGGCAGGCCGGGCAAGGAGGTCGTGGGGCACCTGCGGCTCTACACGGCACGCGCGCTGCGCGAGTTCGTCGCCGCGTCCGGCTTCGAGGTCGTACGCCTGTCGGGGGCACCCTTCCATGGCGTGCCACGCCCGCTGCGCGCCCTGGACCGGCTGGCCTGCGCCGTACCGAGCGCCGCGTCGATCCTCCTGCTGCACGCCCGAAAGGCCTGACCATGTGGTGGGGCGTGGCCGCGGCGCTGATCGCGAACCTGCTCTACAGCACCGGTTTCGTCCTGGAGAAACGGGCGTTGACGGCGATGCCGTCGGTGAGCGTCCGCAGCCCCGCGCGGCTGCTGCGCCAGGTGCTCGGCAGCCCGCTGTGGATCGGCGGCTCGCTGGCCCTCGCGGCGGGCTTCGGCGCGCAGCTCGCCGTGTACCGCACACTGCCGATCGCCGCGGCGCAGGGCATCTTCGTGTCGGGTCTCGTCCTTCTCCTGCTGCTCTCCTCCGTCCTGCTCGGCGAGCGGACGTCGGGCCGTGAGCGGTACGCGGTCGCCGGGATCCTGATCGCGCTCCTGATGGTGGTCCTCTCCCTCAACGAGGACAACGACACGGTCGGCCACGGCGCGCCCGTGCCACTGATCCTCACCGTGTGCCTGCCCTCGCTCGCCGCGGGCGTCTGGCTGTACGGCTCCGCGGAGCGCCGCGCCAAGCACCGGCACCGCATGCCGACGGCGGGCGTCGAGTACGGCGTCGCGGTCGGGCTCCTGTACGGGGTGAGTTCACTCGCCATCAAAGGCGTGTCCAGCTATCTGACGACGGAGGACATCGGCGGCGCGGTCGGCGACCTGCTGCGCTCGCCCTACCCCTACCTGCTGCTCTTCACCGGCGCGTTCGGCCTGGTCATGTCGCAGGCGGCCCTCCAGCGCTGCCGGGCGTCCCTCATCGTCCCCGTGTGCACCACGGTGACGTCACTGTTCACGGCGGTGCTGGGGACGCTGGCGTTCGGCGAGGCACTGCCGCACGAACCGGTGCGCCTCACGCTGCGCATCGCGGGCACGGTCCTCGCCGTGTCCGTCCTCGTCGCCATGCCGAAGCACGACACGGCACCTCCCCCTCCCTCGACCGCTCCCAAGGAGTTGACCAGCGGATGAACCCCGAAGACCCGCTGCTGAAGATCCTCGCGTGCCCGCTCGACAAGGGCCCCCTGCACCTGCTCGCCGCCGAGGAACCCCTCGTACCGGAGGAGTCGCTGTACAACCCCCGGCTGCGGCGCCGCTACCCGGTCCTCGACGGCATACCCCAGCTGCTCCCCTCCTCCGGCGAGCAGGTCCCCGAGGAGGAGCACGAGCAGCTGCTCCAGCGCATGTCCCCGTGACGAGAACACCCCGTGACGAGAGGGTCCGCATGACTTTCGCCGCCCGCGTGGCGCCCTATGTCCCCGACCGTCTGATCGCCTCCCTGGCCCGTCTCGTCTATCCGCGCTTCGAGCCGGAGCTCGGCAGGCTCGCCGACCTCTGCCCGCCGGGCTGCGGCACCGCGGTGGACGTCGGCGGCTGGTACGGCCCCTGGTCGCACCGGCTCGCCTCGCGCGCGCAGCGCGTGGTGACCGTCGAGCCGGTGCCGCATCTGGCGCGGCTCCTCGCGGCCAGTACACCCCGCAACGTCCGGGTGATCCAGGGCGCGGCGACGGACCGGCCCGGCACGGCCAGGCTCTGGCTGCCGCGCGGCGACCGCGGGGAGAGAGGTGTGTCGTCCCTGGTCCGCAGGGACATCCACCACGTGGCGGTGGACGTGCCGTGTCTGACCCTGGACGGCCTGGGCCTGCGGGACGTGCACTTCGTCA
This window encodes:
- a CDS encoding Trm112 family protein, with translation MNPEDPLLKILACPLDKGPLHLLAAEEPLVPEESLYNPRLRRRYPVLDGIPQLLPSSGEQVPEEEHEQLLQRMSP
- a CDS encoding class I SAM-dependent methyltransferase, yielding MTSAPTTTARQRPKGLRDFYENPAVPVASGDARSIRQARILAAALGPATTRTATVLDIGCGDGTAAATAAPLLAGHRVVGVDWSQDALKRAHARLPYVVRGELSDGGLPFADGAADAVLFSEVVEHLVDPDSALDELRRVLRPGGHLMLSTPNLAAWYNRGLLLAGVQPVFSEVSLRGIHGRPGKEVVGHLRLYTARALREFVAASGFEVVRLSGAPFHGVPRPLRALDRLACAVPSAASILLLHARKA
- a CDS encoding FkbM family methyltransferase yields the protein MTFAARVAPYVPDRLIASLARLVYPRFEPELGRLADLCPPGCGTAVDVGGWYGPWSHRLASRAQRVVTVEPVPHLARLLAASTPRNVRVIQGAATDRPGTARLWLPRGDRGERGVSSLVRRDIHHVAVDVPCLTLDGLGLRDVHFVKIDVDGNELRVLHGARELIARDRPAIFLELESRIQPTAPIVELLTARHGYRGWVLPHDSWVPLDAFDLETHQSGTSYVVSQGLLRRVLTPRHPRYVNSVLFLPDGHRPGALAVRDDGVHAR